In a single window of the Roseiconus lacunae genome:
- a CDS encoding OprO/OprP family phosphate-selective porin: MTALLDLPRTYRCRKLTVAEGSLRTAILFERLFVLSNRHFLLSVLVLAFALSANAIDPIETSPATLEQLQTQLTQQAGEIEKLRQRLDDEGSCLVVRPDRADRSCTPGMIERVPLVTELPVEADCDSIDASSKFKTLDVYADYDRGFVMRPFDKTKSPYEVKLNGWIQFRHHAFSRHTETWTDNAGITRPVLNRNVFDIERARLTFRGFAVDPRLTYFLQLDGDTDGFHTVDFFDYWWAWQLTDRFQIQMGKRKVTASRQWLLGARRTRFIDRPMANDFFRPDRTVGIFGVGKFAQHGHYELMVGNGYRTANLPEAVSDNQFTFAATSFFDPLGDFGGQIVDFDCSSNALLRIGHSMVYSPQASNESGIPLDESDFLRLTDGTRLTQTGALAPGVTVSEFDLWLYGIDLAWKHRGWSATSEVFIRWIESLHSDGALPVDGTIQNGCYVEGGKFLVAQTLDVNLRFSYVEGDFGNGSECAAGFNWYPLSKPTVKFSFDFTQLDGSPLQNRTSDILVGDDGTLFRTQFQAEF, from the coding sequence ATGACCGCGCTGCTCGACTTGCCGAGAACTTATCGTTGCCGAAAGCTCACCGTTGCCGAAGGCTCATTGCGGACTGCCATCCTTTTCGAGAGGCTGTTTGTCTTGTCCAATCGCCATTTCCTGCTCAGCGTCCTGGTTCTCGCCTTTGCGCTATCCGCCAACGCGATCGATCCGATCGAGACGTCACCGGCGACGTTGGAACAACTTCAAACCCAGCTGACCCAGCAAGCCGGGGAAATCGAAAAACTTCGCCAACGGCTTGATGACGAGGGGAGTTGTTTGGTGGTCCGCCCAGACAGGGCCGACCGATCTTGCACGCCAGGCATGATCGAGCGAGTGCCACTGGTTACCGAATTACCGGTGGAAGCAGACTGCGATTCGATCGACGCTTCGAGCAAATTCAAAACGCTCGATGTTTACGCCGACTACGACCGCGGTTTTGTCATGCGACCGTTTGATAAAACGAAGTCTCCTTACGAGGTAAAGTTGAATGGATGGATCCAGTTTCGCCACCACGCATTCTCGCGACACACGGAGACATGGACGGACAACGCTGGGATCACCCGCCCCGTTCTCAATCGCAATGTGTTTGACATTGAACGCGCCCGGTTAACGTTTCGTGGGTTCGCCGTCGACCCAAGGCTCACCTACTTTCTTCAGCTCGACGGTGACACCGACGGTTTCCACACGGTCGACTTTTTCGACTATTGGTGGGCCTGGCAGCTAACGGATCGTTTTCAGATCCAAATGGGAAAACGAAAAGTCACGGCAAGCCGGCAATGGCTCCTGGGCGCCAGGAGAACCCGATTTATCGACCGTCCAATGGCCAACGACTTTTTTCGACCGGATCGAACCGTCGGCATCTTCGGCGTCGGCAAGTTTGCCCAGCACGGGCACTATGAATTGATGGTTGGCAACGGTTACCGCACCGCGAATCTCCCCGAAGCAGTTTCTGATAACCAGTTCACATTTGCGGCGACCAGTTTCTTCGATCCGTTAGGGGACTTTGGCGGACAGATCGTCGATTTCGATTGCAGTTCCAATGCGCTTTTGCGGATCGGTCATTCGATGGTGTATTCGCCTCAAGCGAGTAACGAATCGGGCATTCCACTTGATGAAAGCGACTTCCTTCGCCTCACGGACGGAACCCGTTTGACTCAGACGGGCGCCCTGGCTCCGGGCGTCACCGTTTCTGAGTTTGACCTCTGGCTTTATGGAATCGACCTAGCATGGAAGCATCGTGGCTGGAGCGCGACCTCGGAAGTATTTATCCGCTGGATCGAGAGCCTCCATTCGGATGGCGCATTGCCAGTCGACGGGACGATTCAAAACGGATGTTACGTCGAAGGAGGGAAGTTCTTGGTTGCTCAGACGCTTGATGTCAACTTGCGTTTCTCCTATGTGGAAGGTGACTTTGGCAACGGATCGGAGTGTGCCGCCGGTTTCAACTGGTACCCCCTGTCCAAGCCCACGGTCAAGTTCTCATTCGACTTCACGCAACTCGACGGCAGCCCACTTCAAAATCGCACTAGCGATATCCTGGTCGGTGATGACGGCACCTTGTTCAGGACACAGTTTCAGGCTGAGTTCTAA
- a CDS encoding DUF4153 domain-containing protein, protein MNNPSETGSFSNSSDPSQGSSSTAEPTHVDSASLDLAPPSDGDGNEPRRRMTLLVAFVIAAWTASADWLIYRTHGFSGPAVFFMLAPLFILATHWKTSDDSGGSANNVKRSSVLLCFLMLLIGFACLRLATVGTGWVIGSAVLLTMAFGLALSGAPPWAAESMAMMFWAPLDGIRWLLRHRLPSVRRSAASESVPGASIAWLIPLVATVAFATLFVLANPDLLTRVTTAWSWASDWTWKWLERIDTWEAPFCALALLMGVGLFFPLWGKSRIGGIDRETGIAGSSDTALLSVAYRNMLLCLNLLFAVYLVFEFQTLYKREFPEGFYYAGYAHEGAAWLTVALLLATVTLSVVFRGTMFQDRRIMSLKKLAWIWSAMNLLLAVSVYNRLMIYVGYNGLTWMRIVGFFGTTIVVAGFILVLIKIAYQKGFWWLLRSQSTAFVLGIMLLTIFPSDWVTHRYNTARVLSGYLHPSVMVAVKEKDEFGYLAIIPLVDAEDPVIREGVRAILAERQLQIEQEFAEVTWHWTMFQWSTDRLYKRLASLESQLLPYLDNHWKREHAITTFEDYAMKWY, encoded by the coding sequence ATGAATAACCCAAGCGAAACAGGATCGTTCTCTAACTCGAGCGATCCTTCCCAGGGCTCGAGTTCCACCGCCGAGCCGACGCATGTCGATTCAGCATCTCTTGATCTAGCACCTCCAAGCGACGGCGATGGCAACGAACCGCGTCGCCGGATGACCCTGCTCGTCGCGTTCGTCATTGCCGCCTGGACCGCGAGTGCCGATTGGCTGATCTATCGAACTCACGGCTTTTCTGGTCCGGCTGTTTTCTTCATGCTCGCGCCGCTGTTCATCCTGGCGACACATTGGAAAACGAGCGATGACAGTGGGGGCAGTGCAAACAACGTCAAGCGTTCCAGCGTGCTGCTGTGCTTCTTGATGTTGCTCATTGGTTTTGCTTGCCTGCGACTTGCCACGGTGGGCACCGGATGGGTGATAGGCAGTGCGGTGTTGCTGACCATGGCGTTCGGGTTGGCTCTCTCAGGGGCTCCTCCTTGGGCCGCCGAATCGATGGCGATGATGTTTTGGGCGCCGCTGGACGGGATTCGCTGGCTGTTGCGGCACCGTTTGCCGTCGGTGCGTCGGTCTGCAGCGTCCGAATCCGTTCCTGGCGCGTCGATTGCTTGGCTTATCCCCCTGGTTGCCACCGTAGCGTTTGCGACACTCTTTGTGCTGGCAAACCCAGATCTGTTGACGCGGGTTACCACCGCGTGGAGCTGGGCAAGTGACTGGACCTGGAAGTGGCTCGAACGAATCGACACGTGGGAAGCTCCTTTCTGTGCGCTCGCTCTACTGATGGGGGTCGGGTTGTTCTTTCCGCTCTGGGGAAAAAGCAGAATTGGTGGTATTGATCGAGAGACCGGCATAGCCGGTTCGTCTGACACGGCGCTCCTGTCGGTCGCCTATCGAAATATGCTGCTGTGTTTGAACCTGCTGTTCGCGGTGTACTTGGTGTTTGAATTCCAGACACTTTACAAACGCGAGTTCCCCGAAGGCTTTTACTATGCCGGTTATGCTCACGAAGGCGCCGCCTGGTTGACCGTCGCATTGTTGTTGGCCACGGTAACTTTATCGGTGGTCTTCCGGGGAACGATGTTCCAGGACCGCCGGATCATGAGTTTGAAAAAGCTCGCTTGGATTTGGTCGGCAATGAATCTGTTGTTAGCCGTCAGTGTTTATAACCGGCTGATGATCTATGTCGGATACAATGGCCTAACGTGGATGCGAATCGTAGGTTTCTTTGGCACCACCATCGTCGTCGCCGGATTCATATTGGTCTTGATCAAGATAGCCTACCAGAAAGGCTTTTGGTGGTTGCTTCGGTCTCAGTCGACCGCGTTTGTCCTCGGCATAATGTTACTGACAATTTTCCCGTCGGACTGGGTCACGCACCGCTACAACACCGCGCGAGTCCTGTCTGGATATCTGCATCCATCGGTGATGGTCGCAGTGAAAGAAAAGGATGAGTTTGGCTACCTTGCGATCATCCCATTGGTCGATGCCGAAGATCCGGTCATTCGCGAAGGCGTGCGAGCCATCTTGGCCGAACGCCAATTGCAAATCGAACAAGAGTTTGCCGAAGTCACCTGGCATTGGACGATGTTCCAGTGGTCGACTGATCGGCTATACAAGCGACTGGCCTCGCTTGAATCACAACTGTTGCCGTACCTCGACAATCATTGGAAGCGTGAGCACGCGATCACAACCTTTGAAGACTACGCGATGAAGTGGTATTAG
- a CDS encoding sugar phosphate isomerase/epimerase family protein, with protein MSKKPKNYCVPLGQNQSISRRDAILAGLAGTTAATLTGQASLHGQVSTGAQEDHFQQSGTPSLHSDDRKAATKRYAAKKSINLWAFPYPDRMSLEECMRLAKDAGFDGIELNYDLENDLSPKASKESLLGIRRLADKIGIEISGLCSFLFWPYPLSSLDQSKRERGIELAGLIADAAATMGVENVLVVPGAVHIPWRDDHDPVPNDVCEKLAREAIGQLVSGAEKKKVSLNMENIFFNGFLMTPMEMNRFVDSFGSEHVQVHFDTGNISMFQHAEHWVPILAGRTKNVHFKEFTKKGTDYSLETFRPLLDGTTNWPALMDELERVDYDGFVTFEYFHPYPHYPEALIYQTSDSLNRILGREV; from the coding sequence GTGTCTAAGAAACCCAAAAATTACTGTGTACCGTTAGGGCAAAATCAAAGCATTAGTCGACGCGACGCCATCCTTGCCGGGCTTGCCGGGACTACCGCGGCGACGTTGACCGGGCAAGCATCATTACATGGGCAGGTGTCGACCGGTGCACAGGAAGACCATTTCCAGCAATCTGGTACGCCGTCGCTACATTCTGACGACCGGAAAGCCGCGACGAAACGTTACGCGGCTAAGAAGTCCATCAATCTCTGGGCGTTTCCTTACCCAGACCGTATGTCACTCGAAGAGTGCATGCGGCTTGCTAAAGATGCTGGCTTTGACGGAATCGAATTGAATTACGATCTAGAAAACGACTTGTCACCGAAAGCATCAAAGGAGTCGTTGCTTGGGATACGTCGATTGGCAGACAAAATAGGGATCGAGATTAGCGGCCTTTGTTCATTTTTGTTTTGGCCTTATCCGCTATCGAGTCTGGACCAATCAAAACGCGAGCGTGGCATCGAGCTAGCCGGATTAATCGCAGATGCCGCGGCCACGATGGGCGTTGAAAATGTACTCGTCGTCCCAGGCGCAGTTCATATCCCGTGGCGAGATGACCACGACCCGGTCCCTAACGATGTCTGCGAAAAACTCGCCCGCGAAGCGATCGGACAATTGGTTTCGGGGGCCGAAAAAAAGAAAGTCTCCTTGAACATGGAGAATATCTTTTTCAACGGGTTCTTGATGACGCCAATGGAAATGAATCGCTTTGTTGATAGTTTTGGAAGTGAGCATGTTCAAGTCCACTTCGATACCGGCAACATTTCGATGTTCCAACACGCCGAACACTGGGTTCCTATCCTTGCGGGGCGAACAAAAAACGTTCACTTCAAGGAGTTTACGAAGAAGGGAACCGATTATTCGCTCGAGACTTTTCGACCGTTGTTGGATGGAACGACCAACTGGCCCGCGCTAATGGATGAACTAGAACGCGTTGACTACGACGGTTTTGTCACCTTCGAGTACTTTCATCCGTATCCCCATTATCCTGAAGCATTGATCTATCAAACGTCTGACTCGCTGAACCGAATTCTCGGCCGGGAAGTTTAG
- a CDS encoding lamin tail domain-containing protein, protein MTVCVASRVACSRTLRRLRGEPLEQRLCLSAVRIVSWNTANAPNSPTEDAYFSTVFEAIGDEVVVGNSMPPSIIALQETDNAELGGNSIARIETLLESLYPQKDFGRAVTTLDSGDDATGFVYDTGIFDLVSTSVVAQTPGMQAFAHRIMRGQFRPIGSDGQSDFYLYTTHLKAGSSGGNASRRTAEANAIRLDIDSLGDHQDVIVMGDFNISGSSEGAYQNFLRSGTGQLFDPIDTPGQWKNDPRYIDIHTQNPAINGAGGMDDRYDFQLASAAVFDDEGLQYIDGSYRAFGNDGTHTFNSDITTGSGASPGVLGALAAASDHLPVVVDYEIDVVVPGIYVNTGGSDLRLTEGGDSVTYEVSLRTVPDADVQVTIATDGQTQVNGSGQVVLTFTPGDALVPQTVSIGALENSESGGTAVSRITHSAVSSDLTYQSVDEVSLSVRIDDNDAASVVISEVMYNPAGDEPDGEWIEIANLGPGAVDLSGWQLDDEDPTDWSPIPDVSPLPPGQVAILHNDAVDSADFRDRWSIPPEAMVIGLTWGSLSNSPTATNESLELLDATGAVQDIVPYDDDGSSWPMDNNASSIYLSDVRLDNSIGDHWLISNLGVDQARHPSGSPLSPLDVGSPGFAPGLQIDPPRVVETRVAGQRVIEGSRSVVRSLTVVFDRIVSVQPGAIQILRDGIEDLQEASVGLAMSARDVIDHTEITLTFSGNLSDATGSLIDGRYRLRIDASMVTSGGIALDGDNNERPGGDYRFGEVASDRFFRLFGDRDGDQDVDQFDLRHLGGLLATQSFDEAFDADDDGDLDLFDLAELRRRL, encoded by the coding sequence ATGACCGTTTGCGTCGCTTCTCGGGTTGCGTGTTCAAGAACGCTGCGGCGGTTGCGCGGTGAGCCTTTGGAGCAGCGACTGTGCTTGTCGGCCGTTCGCATTGTTTCCTGGAACACCGCCAACGCTCCTAATAGCCCAACCGAAGATGCGTACTTTTCGACCGTTTTCGAAGCGATCGGCGACGAAGTTGTCGTTGGCAACTCGATGCCGCCTTCGATCATCGCGCTTCAAGAAACTGACAATGCAGAGCTTGGTGGCAATTCGATCGCCCGTATCGAAACCTTGCTCGAATCGCTCTACCCACAAAAGGATTTTGGACGGGCGGTAACGACGTTAGATTCTGGTGACGACGCAACGGGGTTTGTTTACGACACAGGAATTTTTGATCTCGTGTCCACTTCTGTTGTTGCCCAAACGCCGGGAATGCAGGCTTTTGCCCACCGAATTATGCGTGGCCAATTTCGTCCGATCGGCAGCGACGGACAAAGCGATTTCTACCTTTATACGACTCACCTGAAAGCCGGTTCGAGTGGTGGCAACGCGAGTCGCAGAACGGCCGAGGCCAACGCGATTCGGTTGGACATCGATTCACTGGGTGACCATCAAGATGTCATCGTAATGGGAGATTTCAATATCTCGGGCAGCAGTGAGGGAGCGTATCAAAACTTCTTGCGGTCAGGGACCGGCCAATTGTTCGACCCCATCGATACACCTGGTCAATGGAAGAACGACCCGCGGTACATCGACATCCATACGCAAAACCCGGCGATCAATGGTGCCGGAGGGATGGACGATCGTTACGATTTTCAGCTTGCCAGTGCAGCCGTGTTTGATGACGAAGGCCTACAGTACATCGATGGGTCGTACCGGGCTTTTGGCAACGACGGAACCCATACGTTCAATTCGGATATCACCACGGGGTCGGGAGCTTCACCTGGCGTTCTGGGTGCATTGGCCGCCGCCAGCGATCATCTTCCCGTCGTCGTTGACTATGAAATTGATGTCGTCGTTCCGGGGATCTATGTCAACACGGGCGGTAGCGATCTTCGATTGACCGAGGGAGGTGATTCGGTGACCTACGAAGTGTCGTTGCGAACCGTGCCCGATGCTGACGTTCAGGTTACGATCGCGACCGACGGTCAGACGCAGGTCAACGGAAGTGGACAAGTCGTACTGACGTTCACGCCGGGTGATGCATTGGTGCCGCAGACCGTTTCTATTGGTGCACTCGAGAATTCAGAAAGTGGCGGAACCGCGGTTAGTCGGATCACTCACTCCGCCGTCAGCTCAGACCTGACGTACCAATCGGTCGACGAGGTCTCTTTGTCGGTTCGCATTGACGACAATGATGCGGCGTCGGTTGTGATCAGCGAGGTGATGTACAACCCCGCCGGCGATGAACCTGACGGTGAATGGATTGAGATTGCCAACCTTGGTCCGGGCGCCGTTGATTTGTCTGGATGGCAACTTGATGACGAAGACCCGACTGATTGGTCACCGATTCCTGATGTCTCGCCCTTGCCGCCTGGTCAAGTTGCCATCTTGCACAACGACGCAGTCGATTCGGCAGACTTTCGTGATCGCTGGTCGATTCCGCCAGAGGCCATGGTCATTGGCCTGACGTGGGGAAGCCTTTCGAACTCTCCGACGGCAACAAATGAAAGCCTGGAATTGCTTGACGCCACCGGAGCTGTCCAGGACATTGTGCCTTATGATGACGACGGCAGTTCTTGGCCGATGGACAACAACGCCTCAAGTATTTACCTCAGCGACGTTCGTCTGGACAACAGCATCGGTGATCACTGGTTGATTTCTAATCTCGGTGTCGACCAGGCTCGACATCCTTCCGGGAGTCCGCTGAGTCCACTTGATGTTGGGTCACCCGGGTTTGCACCGGGCCTTCAGATCGATCCGCCGCGGGTTGTCGAAACACGTGTCGCTGGGCAGCGTGTGATTGAAGGAAGCCGCTCGGTTGTTCGCAGTTTGACGGTCGTGTTTGACCGCATTGTTTCGGTTCAACCGGGGGCGATCCAGATACTTCGTGATGGCATCGAAGATCTTCAAGAAGCGTCGGTCGGCCTTGCCATGTCGGCGAGAGATGTGATCGATCATACCGAAATCACGCTGACCTTCTCCGGAAACCTTTCCGATGCGACCGGCTCGCTGATCGATGGGCGCTATCGACTTCGAATCGATGCATCAATGGTAACGAGCGGAGGCATCGCACTTGACGGAGATAACAATGAACGCCCCGGTGGCGACTATCGGTTTGGCGAAGTCGCCTCGGATCGCTTCTTCCGACTCTTTGGTGACCGAGACGGTGACCAAGATGTTGATCAATTCGACCTCCGCCATCTCGGAGGTTTGCTCGCCACACAATCATTCGATGAGGCGTTTGACGCCGACGATGATGGAGACCTCGACCTGTTCGATTTGGCTGAGTTACGGCGTCGGTTATAA
- a CDS encoding POT family MFS transporter: MTDHLSNDPYQTPQPTPENESESSGDHGWQTTPYPIATMPPGIPYIVGNEAAERFSFYGMKAILTVFMTQYLLGSNGELSTMNDNDAKFWMHTFVMAAYFTPILGAVLADWLLGKYRTILYLSVLYCIGHLALALDESRVGLAIGLGLIAFGTGAIKPCVSAHVGDQFGKKNSHLLGQVFGWFYIAINLGAFLSTLLTPLLLEHYGSQVAFGVPGVLMAIATLLFWMGRHRFVHIPARGPQVFKDAFTGEGLASLKRLAPLYLLVAVFWSLFDQTASAWVLQAENMDRNVFGVELLSSQIQAANPFLILVLVPLFTYVVYPAIDKFFPLTPLRKIGIGMFITVSSFTVSAFIEQAITAGGTPNISWQVLAYVLLTSAEVMVSITCLEFSYTQSPNSMKSIVMSVYLLSVSFGNAITAFVNAVISNEDGTSKLEGASYYWFFTGLMLVAAIVFVAVAMRYRGKEYIQEFDTEAEAEAEGPGFSG; encoded by the coding sequence GTGACCGACCATCTGTCCAACGATCCGTACCAGACGCCGCAGCCCACCCCGGAGAACGAATCCGAAAGCTCTGGCGATCACGGTTGGCAAACGACGCCGTACCCGATCGCTACGATGCCCCCCGGGATCCCTTACATCGTTGGAAACGAGGCGGCCGAGCGATTCAGCTTCTATGGTATGAAGGCAATCCTGACGGTCTTCATGACACAGTACTTGCTCGGAAGCAACGGCGAGCTGTCGACGATGAACGACAACGATGCCAAATTTTGGATGCATACGTTTGTGATGGCAGCCTACTTCACACCAATCCTTGGTGCGGTGTTGGCAGACTGGCTGTTGGGCAAGTATCGTACGATCCTTTATCTCTCGGTGCTGTACTGTATTGGACACCTCGCGCTGGCTCTCGATGAATCTCGGGTCGGATTGGCAATCGGGCTGGGGCTGATCGCGTTTGGAACCGGGGCGATTAAGCCTTGTGTGTCTGCGCACGTCGGAGACCAATTCGGCAAGAAGAACTCTCACCTTCTCGGTCAAGTCTTCGGTTGGTTCTACATCGCGATCAACTTGGGGGCATTCTTGTCGACGTTGCTGACCCCCTTGCTGCTCGAACACTATGGATCACAAGTCGCGTTCGGTGTGCCCGGAGTCCTAATGGCGATCGCGACGCTATTGTTCTGGATGGGCCGACATCGCTTCGTTCATATCCCAGCTCGCGGGCCCCAAGTGTTCAAAGATGCGTTCACCGGCGAAGGGCTTGCGTCACTGAAACGGCTTGCACCGCTGTACCTACTCGTCGCTGTGTTCTGGAGCCTGTTCGACCAGACCGCGAGTGCCTGGGTCTTGCAAGCGGAAAATATGGACCGCAACGTCTTCGGGGTCGAGTTACTCAGCAGTCAAATTCAAGCGGCGAACCCGTTCTTGATTTTGGTCTTGGTTCCGTTGTTCACGTACGTCGTTTATCCGGCGATCGACAAGTTCTTTCCCTTGACGCCGCTTCGGAAAATCGGCATCGGCATGTTCATCACCGTCAGCTCGTTTACCGTCAGCGCCTTCATCGAACAAGCGATTACAGCCGGAGGGACTCCGAATATCTCCTGGCAGGTCTTGGCGTATGTGCTATTAACTTCTGCCGAAGTCATGGTCTCGATCACCTGCTTGGAATTCAGCTATACGCAATCGCCCAACAGCATGAAAAGTATCGTGATGAGCGTTTACCTGCTGTCGGTCTCCTTCGGCAATGCGATCACCGCGTTCGTCAACGCGGTGATCAGCAACGAAGACGGTACAAGTAAACTCGAAGGCGCATCGTACTACTGGTTCTTCACCGGACTGATGCTTGTCGCCGCGATTGTTTTTGTCGCTGTCGCCATGCGTTATCGAGGCAAGGAGTATATCCAGGAATTCGATACCGAGGCCGAAGCGGAAGCCGAGGGCCCCGGATTTAGCGGTTGA
- a CDS encoding alginate export family protein — MLSTLRARRRALTLAIAAGFLTSSAFAEEHFSFDGATTLEPTVVTNIDGAPLGGIQLVADDTEATVGETPVPVADPVAMPEPVQVDQPVQIDQSEPWSSASPAASSCNCCSTPCCTKAKKDAAMAGMKGAYKGVFYANDFSYLNDPCYDGPSFFGDSLKGMWGGKLDVGGEARARFHHENNHRGLGLTGNDDNFFLTRYRMFANMRVNEYFRIYGEYLYADSGGETFNNRPIEENRGEIQNLFLDTRLTDDLSVRIGRQELLFGDQRLISPLDWANTRRTFQGVRGTYQGCDWTVDGFFVNPVNRNFANESKIDDANEDVDFYGVYLSNPSTPYGSVDYYYLGLNNQVLDFDYHTIGSRWSGTVGKGWLYSYEGGTQFGSNSPGFGDHSANFFTGGLGRQLNLCTSCGPWKPTVWAWYDWASGDDDVPAARGDDGFDHLFPLAHKYLGLMDLFGRRNIHDLNFQFITPILGDKVKLLLWYHNFWLDELTTPYNVTMAPFNANNAAGDRELGQEIDVVVTATINPRMNVQVGYSHFNTGDYYRTTAGVPTADDADFFWTQWQWRF, encoded by the coding sequence ATGCTTTCCACTCTCAGAGCACGTCGGCGCGCACTCACGCTCGCTATCGCCGCAGGTTTTCTCACTTCTTCGGCGTTCGCCGAAGAGCACTTCTCATTCGACGGCGCCACGACGCTCGAACCCACCGTCGTAACCAACATCGACGGCGCCCCACTGGGCGGCATTCAGCTTGTCGCCGATGACACCGAGGCGACGGTCGGAGAAACCCCGGTACCGGTTGCCGATCCGGTTGCGATGCCAGAGCCAGTCCAGGTCGATCAACCAGTCCAGATCGATCAGTCTGAACCTTGGTCGAGTGCCTCGCCAGCGGCATCGAGCTGTAATTGCTGTTCGACCCCATGCTGCACCAAGGCAAAGAAAGATGCAGCGATGGCCGGCATGAAAGGAGCCTACAAAGGCGTCTTTTACGCGAATGACTTCAGCTATCTGAATGATCCCTGCTATGACGGGCCTTCGTTTTTCGGCGATTCATTAAAAGGGATGTGGGGCGGCAAGCTGGACGTCGGCGGGGAAGCTCGCGCCCGCTTTCATCACGAAAATAATCATCGTGGGTTGGGCCTGACCGGAAACGATGACAACTTTTTCCTGACCCGCTACCGCATGTTTGCCAACATGCGGGTTAACGAGTACTTTCGCATTTACGGCGAATACTTGTATGCCGATTCTGGCGGAGAAACATTCAACAATCGCCCGATCGAAGAAAACCGCGGCGAGATTCAAAACCTGTTTCTCGACACACGGCTTACCGACGACTTGTCGGTACGGATCGGACGTCAGGAGTTGTTGTTTGGTGATCAGCGGTTAATTTCACCGTTGGACTGGGCCAACACTCGCCGGACTTTTCAAGGGGTCCGTGGCACCTACCAAGGATGCGATTGGACGGTCGATGGTTTCTTCGTTAACCCAGTCAATCGAAACTTTGCCAACGAAAGCAAAATCGATGATGCGAACGAAGATGTCGATTTCTACGGCGTCTACTTGTCGAACCCGTCGACGCCCTATGGCTCGGTTGACTATTACTACCTTGGGCTCAACAACCAAGTGCTGGATTTCGACTACCACACCATTGGTAGCCGCTGGTCGGGCACGGTCGGCAAAGGCTGGCTTTATTCCTACGAAGGCGGCACCCAGTTCGGATCGAACAGCCCGGGTTTCGGTGATCACAGTGCGAACTTCTTTACCGGTGGATTGGGGCGTCAACTCAATCTGTGCACTTCGTGTGGTCCGTGGAAACCAACCGTGTGGGCTTGGTATGACTGGGCATCCGGTGACGACGATGTTCCCGCGGCGCGGGGCGATGACGGCTTTGACCATCTATTCCCGTTGGCACACAAATACCTCGGCCTGATGGACTTGTTTGGCCGACGGAACATCCACGATTTGAACTTCCAATTCATCACGCCAATTCTCGGCGATAAAGTGAAGTTGTTGCTGTGGTACCACAACTTTTGGTTGGACGAGTTGACCACCCCCTACAACGTCACGATGGCTCCATTTAACGCAAACAATGCGGCCGGCGATCGCGAATTGGGACAAGAAATCGATGTCGTGGTCACAGCGACAATCAACCCTCGCATGAACGTCCAGGTGGGGTACTCGCACTTCAATACCGGCGATTACTACCGAACGACAGCCGGCGTACCAACCGCCGATGATGCAGACTTCTTCTGGACCCAGTGGCAATGGCGGTTCTAA